From a single Ischnura elegans chromosome 7, ioIscEleg1.1, whole genome shotgun sequence genomic region:
- the LOC124162129 gene encoding allatostatins, with protein MAGRGLPLGGLTLAALSVASWVLLLCLLTGPVSSESVASASGPSSAGNTAAVTDDDNNLDFYKRLYDFGLGKRAYSYVSEYKRLPVYNFGLGKRADRLYSFGLGKRDKSFGRQYSFGIGKRDWDEEEDPDEDAAEENGAADGDAGPSWEDGEIEWSPEETKRARQMYSFGLGKRARQMYGFGLGKRARTYSFGIGKRYPRYGFGLGKRAEDDDYYYGGSDDNDGVALEGEMPKRRDHRFSFGLGKREISGQDEQENAKRGGYYDFGIGKRSDSARLRSSGQGSSFGRAGRRTYSFGLGKRLPMYDFGIGKRSESTVATEPNAAAAAEGESSGKH; from the coding sequence ATGGCCGGCAGAGGACTCCCGCTGGGCGGACTGACCCTCGCCGCCCTCTCCGTGGCCTCCTGGGTCCTGCTCCTCTGCCTCCTCACCGGACCAGTGTCCTCGGAATCCGTCGCCTCGGCCTCCGGACCCTCGTCCGCCGGCAACACCGCCGCCGTCACCGACGACGACAACAACCTCGACTTCTACAAGAGACTCTACGACTTCGGCCTGGGCAAGCGGGCGTACAGCTACGTGTCAGAGTACAAGCGACTGCCGGTCTACAACTTCGGCTTAGGCAAGAGGGCGGACAGGCTCTACTCCTTCGGCTTAGGCAAGAGGGACAAGTCCTTCGGGAGGCAATACTCGTTCGGAATCGGCAAGCGAGACTGGGACGAAGAGGAAGACCCGGACGAGGACGCTGCCGAGGAGAATGGAGCCGCTGATGGAGACGCGGGTCCATCCTGGGAGGATGGAGAGATTGAGTGGAGCCCGGAGGAGACCAAAAGGGCCAGACAGATGTACTCTTTCGGTCTGGGCAAGCGAGCCAGGCAGATGTACGGATTCGGGTTGGGAAAGCGGGCCAGGACCTACTCCTTCGGGATCGGCAAGCGGTATCCTCGCTACGGTTTCGGACTTGGCAAGAGGGCGGAAGATGATGACTATTACTACGGTGGTAGCGATGACAACGACGGTGTTGCCTTGGAAGGAGAGATGCCGAAGAGGAGGGACCACAGGTTCTCCTTCGGTCTGGGCAAGCGAGAGATCTCTGGGCAGGACGAACAGGAGAACGCCAAGAGGGGTGGTTACTACGACTTCGGTATCGGGAAGAGGTCGGACTCGGCAAGGCTGAGGTCGTCCGGACAGGGCTCCTCCTTCGGCAGGGCCGGGAGGCGAACCTACAGCTTCGGTCTGGGAAAGCGCCTACCCATGTACGACTTCGGCATTGGTAAGCGGTCCGAGTCGACGGTGGCGACAGAGCCGAACGCCGCCGCGGCGGCCGAAGGAGAAAGCTCCGGCAAGCACTGA